The following proteins come from a genomic window of Augochlora pura isolate Apur16 unplaced genomic scaffold, APUR_v2.2.1 APUR_unplaced_32, whole genome shotgun sequence:
- the LOC144477735 gene encoding uncharacterized protein LOC144477735: MEASKSLVAERGAVKAKLTVFKRFVESADVQSDTVAFEKRVRANEDLFQRFDRVQSQIEASVLDTPNEEVQLAEREQFEDSYFRTLSKAETRLAQARGLEPGTANRASPAPSDSNMTRLPVIKLPNFSGDFCHWIRFRDTFISLVHDSERLSDMDKFNYLVSALSGPAAQIIESYSVSEANYKLAWERLKERFDDPKNLILHHVSAILDLEPAKKKNGTSPIKFIDTAVNNVRALQKILDPPNLCEAIINGVISRKLDSLSLDEWEKRVMDLPTMPTFRDLSKFLEQRAQYLTRKNSDRPSEGHSPVELRFH, from the coding sequence ATGGAAGCCTCTAAATCGCTAGTTGCCGAGCGCGGAGCCGTGAAGGCTAaattaacagtttttaaaagattCGTCGAGTCAGCGGACGTGCAATCGGATACAGTGGCATTCGAAAAACGCGTTCGGGCAAATGAAGACTTATTTCAGAGATTTGACCGAGTACAGTCACAAATAGAGGCATCGGTACTGGACACTCCTAACGAGGAGGTCCAGCTTGCGGAGCGCGAGCAATTTGAAGACAGCTATTTTAGAACCCTTTCAAAAGCGGAAACTAGATTGGCCCAGGCGCGAGGCCTGGAGCCTGGGACGGCGAATCGCGCTTCCCCAGCTCCATCAGACTCTAATATGACGCGTCTGCCGGTCATAAAACTTCCCAATTTTAGTGGTGACTTCTGTCACTGGATTCGCTTTCGGGACACGTTTATTTCCTTGGTCCATGATTCGGAAAGACTGTCCGACATGGACAAATTTAACTATCTAGTTTCGGCGCTGTCGGGGCCTGCTGCCCAAATCATCGAATCTTATAGCGTGTCGGAagcgaattataaattagctTGGGAACGACTGAAGGAGCGTTTTGATGACCCCAAGAATCTAATATTGCATCATGTTAGCGCAATTTTAGACCTAGAGCCagccaaaaagaaaaatggcacTTCTcccataaaatttattgatacgGCGGTCAATAACGTACGGGCTTTGCAAAAAATCCTAGATCCGCCGAACTTGTGTGAGGCTATCATTAATGGGGTTATTTCTAGGAAATTGGACAGCCTCTCCCTGGATGAATGGGAGAAGCGTGTCATGGATTTGCCCACCATGCCTACGTTCCGCGATTTGTCTAAATTTTTGGAGCAACGGGCTCAATATCTAACGCGAAAAAATTCCGATAGGCCGTCCGAAGGCCATTCACCAGTGGAATTGAGATTCCACTGA